Proteins from one Hydrogenophaga sp. SL48 genomic window:
- a CDS encoding sugar ABC transporter ATP-binding protein, whose product MSPPSLQIEFRGTTKSFGPVQVLHGVDFAVPPGQVLGLLGENGAGKSTLMKILAGFEQASGGAVLLNGQPLALTSSRDAEARGIVLIHQEFSLAEDLTIAQNLFLGHEKKRGWGGLLLDEDTMRTEAQAAIAQVGLTADVNTRVKDLIVAEKQLVEIARALLRKARLLIMDEPTATLTPTETERLFGLMRQLKSEGVTLVYISHKLDEVERMTDQVVVMRDGRCVAQQPTASLSRQQMANLMVGRELADLYPPKATPPAAATPALRVQGLSVPGWAQDVSFEVRPGEILGFAGLVGAGRTELFEGIMGLRRCSAGTLELQGRVQTIRSPRDAVRLGLTYLSEDRKGKGLHVNFGLRENLTLMALERYATPLLQPAQEHQALARAVDEFGIRTGSLHIKASSLSGGNQQKVALAKVLHPGPKVVVLDEPTRGVDVGAKRDIYLLIQKLASQGLAVVIVSSELMELIGLCHRVAVMRAGRLQTILESPQLTEEELIAHATGTH is encoded by the coding sequence ATGAGCCCACCCTCCCTGCAGATTGAATTTCGCGGCACCACCAAGTCCTTCGGCCCGGTGCAGGTGCTGCACGGGGTGGACTTCGCCGTGCCCCCGGGCCAGGTGCTGGGCCTGCTGGGCGAGAACGGCGCAGGCAAATCCACGCTCATGAAAATCCTGGCGGGTTTTGAACAGGCCAGCGGCGGCGCCGTGCTGCTCAATGGCCAGCCCCTGGCGTTGACCAGTTCCCGCGACGCCGAGGCCCGGGGCATCGTGCTGATCCACCAGGAGTTCAGCCTGGCCGAGGACCTGACGATCGCGCAGAACCTGTTCCTGGGCCACGAGAAAAAACGCGGCTGGGGCGGCCTGCTGCTGGACGAAGACACCATGCGCACCGAAGCGCAGGCGGCCATCGCCCAGGTCGGCCTGACGGCCGATGTGAACACCCGGGTGAAAGACCTGATCGTGGCCGAGAAGCAGCTGGTGGAGATCGCGCGCGCGCTCTTGCGCAAGGCACGCCTGCTGATCATGGACGAGCCCACGGCCACGCTCACGCCCACCGAGACCGAGCGCCTGTTTGGCCTGATGCGCCAGCTCAAAAGCGAGGGCGTGACCCTGGTCTACATCTCGCACAAGCTGGACGAGGTGGAGCGCATGACCGACCAGGTGGTGGTGATGCGCGACGGCCGCTGCGTGGCGCAGCAACCCACGGCCAGCCTGAGCCGCCAGCAGATGGCCAACCTCATGGTGGGCCGCGAACTGGCCGACCTGTACCCGCCCAAGGCGACACCGCCCGCCGCCGCCACACCGGCGCTGCGCGTGCAGGGCCTGAGCGTGCCGGGCTGGGCGCAGGACGTGAGCTTTGAAGTCCGCCCCGGCGAGATCCTGGGCTTTGCCGGCCTGGTCGGCGCGGGCCGCACCGAACTCTTCGAGGGCATCATGGGCCTGCGCCGCTGCAGCGCGGGCACGTTGGAGCTGCAGGGCCGCGTGCAGACCATCCGCAGTCCGCGAGACGCCGTGCGCCTGGGCCTGACCTACCTGAGCGAAGACCGCAAGGGCAAGGGCCTGCACGTCAACTTCGGCCTGCGCGAGAACCTCACGCTCATGGCGCTGGAGCGCTACGCCACACCCTTGCTGCAACCCGCTCAGGAACACCAGGCGCTGGCCCGCGCGGTGGACGAATTCGGCATCCGCACCGGCAGCCTGCACATCAAGGCCTCCAGCCTGTCGGGCGGCAACCAGCAGAAGGTGGCGCTGGCCAAGGTGCTGCACCCCGGCCCCAAGGTCGTGGTGCTGGACGAACCCACGCGCGGCGTGGACGTGGGCGCCAAGCGCGACATCTATTTGCTGATCCAGAAGCTGGCCAGCCAGGGCCTGGCCGTGGTCATCGTTTCCAGCGAACTCATGGAGCTGATCGGCCTGTGCCACCGCGTGGCGGTGATGCGCGCGGGCCGGCTGCAGACCATTCTGGAATCCCCCCAACTCACCGAAGAGGAGCTCATCGCCCATGCCACAGGAACCCACTGA
- a CDS encoding PhoX family protein, whose product MNFNDEDSNTTSNTAFEQVLDSRLSRRSLFRGAGLVGVAAGATAMTGCATSMNGGGATLSSLGFKPVAKSLADKVVVPEGYTAQVIYALGDPLTATTPAFKNDGTDAAFEQRAGDHHDGMEWFGLDASGQPSNAFTSRGLLAMNHEATTDEKLASFFIHANGGTATLPRPAAEVDKELAIHGLSFVEVQTNGKQWAYKAASPFNRRVTTMTTAAIHGPARGSEHLVTKFSTDATLCRGTLNNCGTGKTPWGTFVSGEENWYGYFFRDAKDDEARKKDKQVQGLKRYGRKAGEASRHGWESAGSDDRFVRWNNSAIGASAKDDYRNEMNTFGYVVEVDAYDTQAPMRKRTGLGRFAHESVAFAKPVSGQPIVAYMGDDARGEYIYKFVSEAKWDPKDAQPANRLAAGDKYLDKGTLFAARFKGDGSGEWLELSMNNPVLAGSSYFEFKSNADMAIFTRLAADAVGATKMDRPEWNGVHPRTGEVYFTLTNNSNRTAASADAVNPRVYTDMKGSKEQKGNVNGHIVRLADASPAGSSFKWDIYVFGAEAGADKSTVNLSNLTDDNDMSSPDGLVFSPATGICWIQTDDGAYTDKTNCMMLAAIPGKQGDGGPRTVKHGDKTVTTYVGKAPTPTTLARFLVGPKGSEITGWCETPDGRAVFINIQHPGESTKMADVNDPTKYESQWPANAGYGAGKRPRSATIVITKNDGGVIGS is encoded by the coding sequence ATGAATTTCAACGACGAAGACTCCAACACCACGTCCAACACCGCGTTCGAGCAGGTGCTGGACAGCCGCCTGAGCCGCCGCAGCCTGTTCAGGGGCGCGGGCCTGGTCGGTGTGGCCGCTGGCGCCACGGCCATGACGGGCTGCGCCACCTCCATGAACGGCGGTGGCGCCACGCTCAGCAGCCTGGGCTTCAAGCCCGTGGCCAAGAGCCTGGCCGACAAGGTGGTGGTGCCCGAGGGCTACACCGCTCAGGTCATCTACGCGCTGGGCGACCCGCTCACCGCCACCACCCCCGCCTTCAAGAACGACGGCACCGACGCCGCCTTCGAACAGCGCGCCGGCGACCACCACGACGGCATGGAATGGTTCGGCCTGGACGCCAGCGGCCAGCCCTCGAACGCCTTCACCAGCCGCGGCCTGCTGGCCATGAACCACGAGGCCACGACCGACGAGAAGCTCGCTTCCTTCTTCATCCACGCCAACGGCGGCACCGCCACCCTGCCCCGCCCGGCCGCCGAAGTGGACAAGGAACTGGCCATCCACGGCCTGTCTTTCGTGGAAGTCCAGACCAACGGCAAGCAGTGGGCCTACAAGGCCGCCTCGCCGTTCAACCGCCGCGTGACCACCATGACCACCGCCGCCATCCATGGTCCGGCCCGTGGCAGCGAGCACCTGGTGACGAAGTTCAGCACCGACGCGACACTGTGCCGTGGCACGCTGAACAACTGCGGCACCGGCAAGACGCCCTGGGGCACTTTCGTCAGCGGTGAAGAGAACTGGTACGGCTATTTCTTCCGCGACGCCAAGGACGACGAGGCCCGCAAGAAGGACAAGCAGGTGCAAGGCCTCAAGCGCTACGGCCGCAAGGCCGGCGAAGCCAGCCGCCACGGCTGGGAGAGCGCGGGCAGCGACGACCGCTTCGTGCGCTGGAACAACAGCGCCATCGGCGCCTCGGCCAAGGACGACTACCGCAACGAGATGAACACCTTCGGCTATGTGGTCGAGGTCGACGCCTACGACACCCAAGCCCCGATGCGCAAGCGCACCGGCCTGGGCCGCTTCGCCCACGAGAGCGTGGCGTTTGCCAAGCCGGTGTCCGGCCAGCCCATCGTGGCCTACATGGGCGACGATGCGCGCGGCGAGTACATCTACAAGTTCGTGTCCGAAGCCAAGTGGGACCCGAAAGATGCCCAGCCCGCCAACCGCCTCGCCGCCGGTGACAAGTACCTCGACAAGGGCACGCTGTTTGCCGCCCGCTTCAAGGGTGATGGCAGCGGCGAATGGCTGGAACTCTCGATGAACAACCCGGTGCTGGCCGGCAGCTCGTACTTCGAGTTCAAGAGCAACGCCGACATGGCCATCTTCACGCGCCTCGCGGCCGACGCCGTGGGCGCCACCAAGATGGACCGCCCCGAGTGGAACGGCGTGCACCCGCGCACCGGTGAGGTGTATTTCACGCTGACCAACAACAGCAACCGCACCGCCGCCAGCGCCGACGCCGTCAACCCGCGCGTGTACACCGACATGAAGGGCAGCAAGGAGCAGAAGGGCAACGTCAACGGCCACATCGTGCGCCTGGCCGACGCCTCGCCCGCAGGTTCGTCGTTCAAGTGGGACATCTATGTGTTCGGCGCCGAGGCCGGTGCCGACAAGTCCACCGTCAACCTGTCGAACCTGACCGACGACAACGACATGTCCTCGCCCGACGGCCTGGTGTTCAGCCCGGCCACCGGCATCTGCTGGATCCAGACCGACGACGGCGCCTACACCGACAAGACCAACTGCATGATGCTGGCCGCCATCCCCGGCAAGCAGGGCGACGGCGGACCGCGCACGGTCAAGCACGGCGACAAGACAGTCACCACCTACGTGGGCAAGGCCCCGACGCCGACCACGCTGGCGCGCTTCCTCGTCGGCCCCAAGGGCAGCGAGATCACCGGCTGGTGCGAAACGCCCGACGGCCGCGCGGTGTTCATCAACATCCAGCACCCCGGCGAGAGCACCAAGATGGCCGACGTCAACGACCCGACGAAGTACGAGAGCCAGTGGCCCGCCAACGCCGGCTACGGCGCCGGCAAGCGCCCCCGCTCGGCCACGATCGTGATCACGAAGAACGACGGCGGCGTGATTGGAAGTTGA
- the ppk2 gene encoding polyphosphate kinase 2 gives MDDLNTAHSMEHDADWLRRVQNELLDGYDEELEMEMDDRVLEEAARQGGAPSSTTAELNGQRRTYFRELFRLQGELVKLQDWVVATGHKVVIIFEGRDAAGKGGVIKRITQRLNPRVCRVVALPAPNDRERTQWYFQRYVTHLPAGGEIVLLDRSWYNRAGVEKVMGFCSDEQYEAFFRDVPEFEKMLVRNGIQLIKYWFSISDEEQHLRFMGRIHDPLKQWKLSPMDLESRRRWEMYTKVKEVMLERTHIPESPWWVVQANDKKTARLNCIHHLLQQMPYTEIERPGIVLPPRERHEDYKRQAVPDEMLVPTVY, from the coding sequence ATGGATGACTTGAACACCGCTCACTCGATGGAACACGACGCGGACTGGCTGCGCCGGGTGCAGAACGAGCTGCTCGACGGCTACGACGAAGAGCTGGAAATGGAGATGGACGACCGGGTGCTGGAGGAGGCGGCGCGCCAAGGCGGCGCGCCGTCGAGCACCACCGCCGAGCTCAACGGGCAGCGTCGCACCTACTTTCGAGAACTGTTCCGGCTGCAGGGCGAGCTGGTGAAGCTGCAGGACTGGGTGGTCGCCACGGGCCACAAGGTCGTGATCATCTTCGAGGGCCGCGACGCGGCGGGCAAAGGGGGCGTGATCAAGCGCATCACCCAGCGGCTGAACCCCCGGGTCTGCCGCGTGGTGGCGCTGCCCGCGCCCAACGACCGCGAGCGAACGCAGTGGTACTTCCAGCGCTACGTGACGCACCTGCCGGCCGGCGGCGAGATCGTGCTGCTGGACCGCAGCTGGTACAACCGCGCCGGCGTCGAGAAGGTCATGGGCTTCTGCAGCGACGAGCAGTACGAGGCCTTTTTCCGCGACGTGCCCGAGTTCGAGAAGATGCTGGTTCGCAACGGCATCCAGCTCATCAAGTACTGGTTTTCGATCTCCGACGAAGAGCAGCACCTGCGCTTCATGGGCCGCATCCACGACCCGCTCAAGCAGTGGAAGCTCAGCCCCATGGACCTGGAGAGCCGGCGCCGCTGGGAGATGTACACCAAGGTCAAGGAAGTGATGCTGGAACGCACCCACATCCCCGAATCGCCGTGGTGGGTGGTGCAGGCCAACGACAAGAAGACCGCACGGCTCAACTGCATCCACCACCTGCTGCAACAGATGCCCTACACCGAGATCGAGCGCCCCGGCATCGTGCTGCCCCCGCGCGAACGACACGAAGACTACAAGCGCCAGGCGGTGCCGGACGAGATGCTGGTGCCGACGGTGTACTGA
- a CDS encoding substrate-binding domain-containing protein: MKKITRRLALTAVAMAALGSAPSFAQNKVVLGVSIPAATHSFMAGVVFWANQAKAELEKANPGLEVIVKTASGSPEQANQLQDLLTVNKINALVVLPFESAALTKPVAQLKGKGVYVTVVDRGLTDTSAQDAYVAPNNTTFGEVPAAYIGKALGGKGNVVVLRGIASNVDNERNDAFNAGLKAFPGIKVLDAKYGNWNRDDAFKVMQDYLTRFPQIDAVWAADDDMSVGVLKAIDQAKRTDIKLVFGGAGAKGSIKTLMDGSDPRIQANVSYSPKFIYDAVKMTAEARLKGAKLPANTIIPSVLITKDTARNFYFPNSPF; encoded by the coding sequence ATGAAAAAAATCACCCGCAGACTCGCACTGACCGCCGTGGCCATGGCCGCCCTCGGCAGCGCCCCCAGCTTCGCACAGAACAAGGTCGTGCTCGGTGTGTCCATCCCGGCCGCCACACACAGCTTCATGGCGGGCGTGGTGTTCTGGGCCAACCAGGCCAAGGCCGAGCTGGAGAAGGCCAACCCCGGCCTGGAAGTGATCGTGAAGACCGCCAGCGGTTCGCCCGAACAGGCCAACCAGCTGCAGGACCTGCTGACCGTGAACAAGATCAACGCCCTGGTGGTGCTGCCCTTCGAATCGGCCGCCCTGACCAAGCCCGTGGCCCAGCTCAAGGGCAAGGGCGTGTACGTGACCGTGGTGGACCGCGGCCTGACCGACACCAGCGCGCAAGACGCCTACGTGGCCCCCAACAACACCACCTTCGGCGAAGTGCCGGCGGCCTACATCGGCAAGGCGCTGGGCGGCAAGGGCAATGTGGTGGTGCTGCGCGGCATCGCCTCCAACGTGGACAACGAACGCAACGACGCCTTCAACGCCGGCCTCAAAGCCTTCCCCGGCATCAAGGTGCTGGACGCCAAGTACGGCAACTGGAACCGCGACGATGCGTTCAAGGTCATGCAGGACTACCTGACCCGCTTCCCGCAGATCGACGCCGTCTGGGCCGCCGACGACGACATGTCGGTGGGCGTGCTCAAGGCCATCGACCAGGCCAAGCGCACCGACATCAAGCTGGTGTTCGGCGGCGCGGGCGCCAAGGGCTCCATCAAGACCCTGATGGACGGCAGCGACCCGCGCATCCAGGCCAACGTGTCCTACTCGCCCAAGTTCATCTACGACGCAGTGAAGATGACGGCCGAAGCCCGCCTGAAAGGCGCCAAGCTGCCCGCCAACACCATCATCCCGTCGGTGCTGATCACCAAGGACACCGCGCGGAACTTCTACTTCCCCAACTCGCCGTTCTGA
- a CDS encoding UDP-2,3-diacylglucosamine diphosphatase translates to MRAVFEALGGAGLGGALPSGPDADDEPHEDETGRPHYRAVFISDVHLGTPGCQAAALLDFLKHHPSDTLYLVGDIIDGWQLRRKWFWPQAHNDVVQKLLRRSRKGCRVVFVPGNHDEFARQFDGQRFGGIEVLNETVHTLVDGRHLWVVHGDHFDGVIQCAKWLAYVGDNLYGVTLTLNRHLNTVRQRLGMRYWSLSQYLKHKVKRAVNHVSDFERAVAAEARQRGFHGVVCGHIHRPEMRTIDGTLYVNDGDWVESLSALVEHRDGRLELLHWHPRHSGGEGTSVPMEVALIPA, encoded by the coding sequence ATGAGAGCCGTCTTTGAAGCTTTGGGTGGTGCGGGTTTGGGCGGGGCCTTGCCCTCTGGTCCCGATGCCGACGACGAGCCGCATGAAGATGAGACCGGACGGCCCCACTACCGGGCGGTCTTCATCTCCGACGTGCACCTGGGCACGCCTGGCTGCCAGGCCGCGGCCTTGCTCGATTTTCTCAAGCACCACCCGAGCGACACGCTCTACCTGGTGGGCGACATCATCGACGGCTGGCAGTTGCGCCGCAAATGGTTCTGGCCGCAGGCGCACAACGACGTGGTGCAGAAGCTGCTGCGCCGCTCGCGCAAGGGCTGCCGGGTCGTGTTCGTGCCGGGCAACCACGACGAGTTCGCACGCCAGTTCGACGGCCAGCGTTTCGGCGGCATCGAGGTGCTCAATGAAACCGTGCACACCCTGGTCGATGGCCGCCACCTGTGGGTGGTGCACGGTGACCATTTCGACGGTGTGATCCAGTGCGCCAAATGGCTGGCCTACGTGGGCGACAACCTCTACGGCGTCACCCTGACCCTGAACCGCCACCTCAACACCGTGCGCCAGCGCCTGGGCATGCGCTACTGGTCGCTGTCGCAGTACCTGAAACACAAGGTGAAGCGCGCGGTGAACCACGTCTCGGACTTCGAGCGCGCCGTGGCCGCCGAAGCGCGGCAACGCGGCTTTCACGGTGTCGTGTGCGGGCACATCCACCGGCCCGAGATGCGCACCATCGACGGCACCCTGTACGTCAACGACGGTGACTGGGTCGAGAGCCTGTCGGCCCTGGTCGAGCACCGGGACGGTCGCCTGGAGCTGCTGCACTGGCACCCCCGTCATTCGGGTGGCGAAGGGACCAGCGTGCCCATGGAGGTCGCCTTGATCCCCGCCTGA
- a CDS encoding GNAT family N-acetyltransferase, with the protein MRELPTPTLDLSPASIFRGSLHPRSQLVSAISRAEEHAPAGIEVGWARHLDEVREAQRLRHDVFAGEMGAILSGALPGHDVDLFDDFCEHLLVRDAATRQVIGTYRVLTPEQAKRVGSTYSDTEFDLVRLRHMRERMVELGRSCVHRDHRHGGVIMALWGALAAFMQRNRLDIMIGCASIPMQHEGEHGVVGGGHVAASIWRQVKDKHMAPVDCHVRPRLPLPVDRLDDTLDVEPPALIKGYLRLGAKVMGPPAWDPDFNAADLPMMMRIADMPARYRRHFGM; encoded by the coding sequence ATGCGAGAACTCCCCACCCCGACGCTGGACCTGTCCCCAGCGTCCATTTTCCGGGGGTCACTTCATCCCCGCTCTCAGCTTGTTTCGGCGATCTCCCGCGCCGAAGAACATGCACCGGCCGGCATCGAGGTCGGCTGGGCGCGGCATCTGGACGAGGTCCGCGAAGCGCAACGCCTGAGGCACGACGTGTTCGCCGGCGAGATGGGCGCCATCCTGTCGGGCGCGCTGCCCGGCCACGACGTGGACCTGTTCGACGACTTCTGTGAACACCTGCTGGTGCGCGACGCCGCGACCCGCCAGGTCATCGGCACCTACCGCGTGCTCACCCCCGAGCAGGCCAAACGCGTGGGCAGCACCTACAGCGACACCGAGTTTGACCTGGTGCGCCTGCGCCACATGCGCGAGCGCATGGTCGAGCTGGGCCGCAGCTGCGTGCACCGCGACCACCGCCACGGCGGCGTGATCATGGCCCTGTGGGGCGCGCTCGCGGCCTTCATGCAGCGCAACCGCCTGGACATCATGATCGGCTGCGCCAGCATCCCCATGCAGCACGAAGGCGAACACGGCGTGGTGGGTGGTGGCCATGTGGCGGCCAGCATCTGGCGCCAGGTGAAAGACAAACACATGGCGCCGGTGGATTGCCACGTGCGTCCCCGCCTGCCGCTGCCGGTGGACCGGCTGGACGACACGCTGGATGTCGAGCCGCCCGCGCTCATCAAGGGCTACCTGCGCCTGGGCGCCAAGGTCATGGGCCCACCGGCCTGGGACCCGGATTTCAACGCCGCCGACCTGCCGATGATGATGCGCATCGCAGACATGCCGGCGCGTTACCGCCGGCATTTCGGGATGTGA
- a CDS encoding ABC transporter permease, whose amino-acid sequence MPQEPTENTTLGHASRWLGQLQGMGPVIGLVVLCVVGTLLNSNFATLDNITNVLTRTAFIGIIAVGMCFVIVSGGIDLSVGSMAALIAGSVILAMNQLAPVLGTPVGTVVMGMALALVLGAAFGLAHGLLITKGRIEPFIVTLGTLGIFRAYLTYFSNGGAITLDNELTDVYSPVYYGSVAGIPIPVWVFLAVALLGSVILNRTTFGRYVQAIGSNEQVARYAAVDVDRVKVLTYVLLGVCVGIATLLYVPRLGSASPTTGLLWELEAIAAVIVGGTALKGGAGTITGTVVGAVLLSVISNILNLTSIISVYLNAAVQGFVIIAVAFMQRSKR is encoded by the coding sequence ATGCCACAGGAACCCACTGAGAACACCACCCTGGGCCACGCCAGCCGGTGGCTGGGCCAGCTGCAGGGCATGGGCCCGGTGATCGGCCTGGTCGTGCTGTGCGTGGTGGGCACGCTGCTCAACAGCAACTTCGCCACGCTGGACAACATCACCAACGTGCTCACGCGCACGGCCTTCATCGGCATCATCGCCGTGGGCATGTGTTTCGTCATCGTGTCGGGTGGCATCGACCTGTCGGTGGGCTCCATGGCCGCGCTGATCGCGGGCAGCGTGATCCTGGCGATGAACCAGCTCGCACCCGTGTTGGGCACGCCCGTGGGCACGGTGGTGATGGGCATGGCGCTGGCGCTGGTGCTGGGCGCCGCGTTCGGCCTGGCGCACGGCCTCTTGATCACCAAGGGGCGCATCGAGCCCTTCATCGTGACGCTGGGCACGTTGGGCATCTTCCGCGCCTACCTGACCTACTTCTCCAACGGCGGCGCCATCACGCTGGACAACGAGCTGACCGACGTCTACAGCCCGGTGTACTACGGCAGCGTGGCGGGCATTCCGATTCCGGTGTGGGTGTTCCTGGCGGTGGCGCTGCTGGGCAGCGTGATCCTGAACCGCACCACCTTCGGCCGCTATGTGCAGGCCATCGGCTCCAACGAACAGGTGGCGCGTTACGCCGCCGTGGACGTGGACCGCGTGAAGGTGCTGACCTATGTGCTGCTGGGCGTGTGCGTGGGCATTGCCACCCTGCTCTATGTGCCGCGCCTGGGCTCGGCCTCGCCCACCACCGGCCTGCTGTGGGAGCTCGAAGCCATCGCCGCTGTCATCGTGGGCGGCACCGCGCTCAAGGGCGGCGCGGGCACCATCACCGGCACGGTGGTGGGCGCCGTGCTGCTCTCCGTGATCAGCAACATCCTGAACCTGACCAGCATCATCAGCGTGTACCTCAACGCGGCGGTGCAGGGCTTCGTGATCATCGCCGTCGCTTTCATGCAGCGGTCAAAAAGATAA
- a CDS encoding ROK family protein, which produces MAPWDNLSLNETTLLQAIFWSEGSSRLSLADRLAFSKSKTNNLITGLLDAGLLEESGLRGSTGGRRPETLTLSAGLGVLVGVDLGATSLDVAVMRPDLSVLARHTEAADVRTGPGVVLARLRVLMRQLLAQCGMTAGQVIAIGMGVPGPVDFESAQLVNPPLMPEWDSFSIRDYLSEEYSAPVFVDNDVNLMALGELWRLQGGLQNFLVIKVGTGIGCGIVCHGEVYRGANGSAGDVGHICVDTSGPRCHCGNAGCVEAMAAAPAIVRQATLAAEAGESPLLAASLAANGAITPEDVGQASRNGDAAANRIIQDAGSLIGQMLASVVNFFNPSHVFIGGGLTRIGPLFLASVRQSVYHRSLALSTRHLEIQYTPLAERAGVVGAGALAMQETLKHRKASA; this is translated from the coding sequence TTGGCACCCTGGGACAACTTGTCTCTGAACGAGACCACCTTGCTTCAGGCCATCTTCTGGTCTGAAGGCAGTTCGCGCCTGTCGCTGGCCGACCGCCTCGCGTTCTCGAAAAGCAAGACCAACAACCTGATCACCGGCCTGCTGGACGCCGGCCTGCTCGAAGAAAGTGGCCTGCGTGGCTCCACCGGCGGGCGCCGGCCCGAGACCCTCACGCTCAGCGCCGGCCTGGGCGTGCTGGTGGGCGTGGACCTCGGCGCGACCAGCCTGGACGTGGCCGTGATGCGCCCCGACCTGAGCGTGCTGGCCCGCCACACCGAAGCGGCCGACGTGCGCACGGGCCCCGGCGTGGTGCTGGCCCGGTTGCGCGTGCTGATGCGCCAGTTGCTCGCCCAGTGCGGCATGACCGCCGGGCAGGTGATCGCCATCGGCATGGGCGTGCCCGGCCCGGTGGACTTTGAAAGCGCCCAGCTGGTCAACCCGCCGCTGATGCCCGAGTGGGACAGCTTCTCGATCCGCGACTACCTGAGCGAGGAATACAGCGCACCGGTGTTCGTGGACAACGACGTGAACCTGATGGCGCTGGGCGAGCTGTGGCGCCTGCAGGGCGGCCTGCAGAACTTCCTGGTGATCAAGGTCGGCACCGGCATCGGTTGCGGCATCGTCTGTCACGGCGAGGTCTACCGCGGCGCCAACGGCTCGGCCGGGGACGTGGGCCACATCTGCGTGGACACGAGCGGACCGCGCTGCCACTGCGGCAACGCGGGATGCGTGGAGGCCATGGCCGCCGCACCCGCCATCGTGCGCCAGGCCACGCTCGCGGCCGAAGCGGGCGAAAGCCCGCTGCTGGCCGCGAGCCTCGCCGCCAACGGCGCCATCACCCCCGAAGACGTGGGCCAGGCCAGCCGCAACGGCGACGCCGCAGCCAACCGCATCATCCAGGACGCGGGCAGCCTGATCGGACAGATGCTGGCCTCGGTGGTGAACTTCTTCAACCCCTCGCACGTGTTCATCGGCGGCGGTCTCACGCGCATCGGGCCGCTGTTCCTGGCCTCGGTGCGGCAGAGCGTGTACCACCGCTCGCTGGCCCTGTCCACGCGGCACCTGGAGATCCAGTACACCCCACTGGCCGAGCGGGCCGGCGTGGTGGGCGCCGGCGCGCTGGCCATGCAGGAGACCTTGAAACACCGGAAGGCCAGCGCATGA
- a CDS encoding sugar phosphate isomerase/epimerase family protein — MARPVTLFTGQWADLPLAELAPLAKTMGYDGLELACWGDHFNVQEALASATYVKDKHALLASHGLQCLAIGNHLVGQAVCDLIDERHQSILPAHVWGDGEPEGVRQRAAAELQDTARAAKKFGVKTVTGFTGSSIWHSIYAFPPTSQAYWDKGFADFGARFTPILDVFDQVDVNFALEVHPTEIAFDIATSERALAAINQHRRFGFNFDPSHLAYQGVDYIRFIRSFGPRIFNAHMKDAWWGKGDGSVGTFGGHTSFGDARRTWDFRSVGRGMIDFESIIVALNDVGYQGPLSVEWEDSRMDRVHGATESAAFCKRLDFKPAAGAFDAVFAKDQQAP, encoded by the coding sequence ATGGCAAGACCCGTCACCTTGTTCACCGGCCAGTGGGCCGACCTGCCCCTGGCCGAACTGGCCCCGCTGGCCAAAACCATGGGCTACGACGGCCTGGAGCTCGCCTGCTGGGGCGACCATTTCAATGTGCAGGAGGCGCTGGCCTCCGCCACCTACGTGAAGGACAAACACGCCCTGCTCGCCAGCCACGGCCTGCAGTGCCTGGCCATCGGCAACCACCTGGTGGGCCAGGCCGTGTGCGACCTGATCGATGAGCGCCACCAGTCCATCCTGCCGGCCCATGTGTGGGGCGACGGCGAGCCGGAGGGCGTGCGCCAGCGCGCCGCCGCCGAGCTGCAGGACACCGCCCGCGCCGCCAAAAAGTTCGGCGTGAAGACCGTGACCGGCTTCACCGGCTCGTCCATCTGGCACTCGATCTACGCCTTCCCGCCCACCAGCCAGGCCTACTGGGACAAAGGCTTTGCCGACTTCGGCGCGCGCTTCACGCCCATCCTCGATGTGTTCGACCAGGTCGACGTGAACTTCGCGCTCGAAGTCCACCCCACCGAGATCGCGTTTGACATCGCCACCAGCGAACGCGCGTTGGCCGCAATCAACCAGCACCGCCGCTTCGGCTTCAACTTCGACCCCAGCCACCTGGCCTACCAGGGCGTGGACTACATCCGCTTCATCCGCAGCTTTGGCCCGCGCATCTTCAACGCCCACATGAAAGACGCCTGGTGGGGCAAGGGCGACGGCAGCGTGGGCACCTTTGGCGGCCACACCAGCTTTGGCGATGCGCGCCGCACCTGGGACTTCCGCAGCGTGGGCCGGGGCATGATCGATTTCGAATCCATCATCGTCGCGCTCAACGACGTGGGCTACCAAGGCCCCCTGAGCGTGGAGTGGGAAGACAGCCGCATGGACCGCGTGCACGGCGCCACCGAGAGCGCGGCCTTCTGCAAGCGCCTGGATTTCAAACCGGCCGCCGGCGCGTTCGACGCCGTGTTCGCCAAAGACCAACAAGCCCCATGA